The proteins below come from a single Corylus avellana chromosome ca3, CavTom2PMs-1.0 genomic window:
- the LOC132175099 gene encoding mediator of RNA polymerase II transcription subunit 10b-like produces MDSSQNAATAGTGVGGNGMIISQGNDTAATAVDEPKQNLNQVINSIQKTLGLLHQLYLTVSSFNAASQLPLLQCLNSLVMELDNMVRLAEKCSIQVPMEVLNLIDDGKNPDEFTRDVINSCIAKNQITKGKTDAFKGLRRHLLEELEQTFPDEVESYREIRAASAAELKRLAQAQSTLPNGDMKV; encoded by the exons ATGGATTCATCACAGAATGCAGCAACAGCTGGGACTGGTGTTGGCGGCAATGGGATGATCATCTCTCAAGGCAATGACACGGCAGCAACTGCTGTGGATGAACCAAAGCAGAATTTGAACCAGGTCATCAACTCTATCCAGAAAACTTTGGGCCTTCTGCACCAGCTCTACCTTACTGTCTCTTCCTTCAACGCTGCCTCACAGCTTCCTCTTCTCCAATGCCT CAATTCTCTTGTTATGGAGCTCGACAACATGGTTAGATTAGCTGAGAAGTGCAGCATTCAGGTTCCTATGGAGGTTCTTAA tttgattgatgatGGAAAGAATCCAGATGAATTCACAAGGGATGTCATAAATAGCTGTATCGCCAAAAATCAGATCACTAAAGGCAAAACTGATGCCTTTAAG ggtttacgCAGACATCTCCTAGAAGAACTTGAGCAAACATTTCCTGATGAAGTTGAATCTTACAGAGAGATACGCGCAGCCTCTGCTGCT GAATTGAAACGACTTGCACAAGCACAAAGCACATTACCAAATGGAGATATGAAAGTCTAA
- the LOC132175098 gene encoding homeobox-leucine zipper protein ATHB-7-like isoform X2 yields the protein MTSRRNSSTKQKFSDEQIKALEIMFEAESRPESVRKLQLANQLGLRPHQVAIWFQNRRARLKTKQIERDYRILKANYDTLASSFESLQREHQSLLLQSQKLKSLLGKSHGREKGNSREGKSVKREPVFESNETAGALSESDHHQTNMLMSDAAEETGILNIEEPADGSPPSLGDWCSSFLDLSSGV from the exons ATGACAAGTAGAAGGAACAGCAGCACCAAGCAAAAATTCAGTGATGAACAAATCAAGGCGCTGGAAATTATGTTCGAGGCAGAGTCAAGGCCAGAGTCTGTGAGAAAACTGCAGCTAGCTAATCAGCTTGGCCTGCGGCCTCACCAGGTTGCAATATGGTTCCAGAATCGGAGAGCCAGATTGAAGACTAAGCAGATTGAGCGAGATTACCGCATATTGAAAGCAAATTATGACACTCTAGCTTCCAGCTTCGAGTCACTACAAAGAGAGCATCAGTCATTGCTCCTGCAG TCCCAGAAACTGAAAAGCCTGCTGGGTAAGTCTCACGGGAGAGAAAAGGGGAACAGCAGAGAAGGCAAATCGGTGAAGAGAGAACCTGTGTTTGAATCAAATGAAACAGCCGGAGCTCTATCAGAAAGTGACCATCACCAAACCAACATGCTGATGAGTGATGCTGCAGAAGAAACTGGCATTCTGAACATAGAAGAACCAGCAGATGGTTCCCCACCATCATTAGGAGATTGGTGCAGTAGTTTTCTTGATTTGTCTAGTG gtgtttga
- the LOC132175098 gene encoding homeobox-leucine zipper protein ATHB-7-like isoform X1, whose amino-acid sequence MTSRRNSSTKQKFSDEQIKALEIMFEAESRPESVRKLQLANQLGLRPHQVAIWFQNRRARLKTKQIERDYRILKANYDTLASSFESLQREHQSLLLQSQKLKSLLGKSHGREKGNSREGKSVKREPVFESNETAGALSESDHHQTNMLMSDAAEETGILNIEEPADGSPPSLGDWCSSFLDLSSGNSQWWEL is encoded by the exons ATGACAAGTAGAAGGAACAGCAGCACCAAGCAAAAATTCAGTGATGAACAAATCAAGGCGCTGGAAATTATGTTCGAGGCAGAGTCAAGGCCAGAGTCTGTGAGAAAACTGCAGCTAGCTAATCAGCTTGGCCTGCGGCCTCACCAGGTTGCAATATGGTTCCAGAATCGGAGAGCCAGATTGAAGACTAAGCAGATTGAGCGAGATTACCGCATATTGAAAGCAAATTATGACACTCTAGCTTCCAGCTTCGAGTCACTACAAAGAGAGCATCAGTCATTGCTCCTGCAG TCCCAGAAACTGAAAAGCCTGCTGGGTAAGTCTCACGGGAGAGAAAAGGGGAACAGCAGAGAAGGCAAATCGGTGAAGAGAGAACCTGTGTTTGAATCAAATGAAACAGCCGGAGCTCTATCAGAAAGTGACCATCACCAAACCAACATGCTGATGAGTGATGCTGCAGAAGAAACTGGCATTCTGAACATAGAAGAACCAGCAGATGGTTCCCCACCATCATTAGGAGATTGGTGCAGTAGTTTTCTTGATTTGTCTAGTGGTAATTCACAGTGGTGGGAGTTATGA